From Oreochromis aureus strain Israel breed Guangdong linkage group 4, ZZ_aureus, whole genome shotgun sequence, a single genomic window includes:
- the LOC120440037 gene encoding piggyBac transposable element-derived protein 1-like, which produces MTRNPLHLKKRLLLFLWEKWVARLPLFNPGVDVCVDEQLVGFKGRCGFRQYMPKKPTKYGIKIWVTCDVATSYAWKMEIYTGKSPGSSREVNQGMRVVLQLTEGLQGHTVTCDNFFTSFSLAEELLRRKLALVGTIRRNKPELPPQLVQLRQRKILSSLFAFTKTTMAVSYMPKRGKNVLLLSTKHREPAVSDGEKKKPAAILDYNRCKGGVDNLDKVVGTYSCRRKTGRWPLALFYNLLDVSAYNAFVLWKAVHPEWESTKTHQRRVFLEELGHMLVTPEIARRPCAPHSKAAAAIVAEIQQSESEYEEKMAQCSVNDDGDGILYEPICSLSRLVAVEKGG; this is translated from the exons ATGACGAGGAATCCGCTGCATCTGAAGAAGAGGCTTCTTCTTTTCCTGTGGGAAAAGTGGGTTGCTCGTCTCCCCCTGTTCAATCCAGGAGTTGACGTGTGTGTCGATGAGCAGCTGGTTGGATTCAAAGGTCGATGTGGATTTCGACAGTATATGCCCAAGAAGCCTACAAAATATGGCATTAAAATCTGGGTGACCTGTGATGTGGCAACCTCCTATGCTTGGAAGATGGAAATTTACACAGGAAAATCACCTGGAAGTTCCCGGGAAGTTAATCAGGGAATGAGAGTTGTGCTACAACTGACAGAGGGGCTCCAAGGACACACTGTCACTTGTGACAACTTCTTTACATCATTCAGCTTGGCAGAGGAGCTGCTCAGAAGAAAACTAGCTCTGGTTGGCACAATCAGGAGAAACAAACCAGAGCTCCCTCCCCAGcttgttcagctgagacagaggAAGATTCTTTCATCTCTCTTTGCCTTCACCAAAACAACCATGGCAGTCTCCTACATGCCCAAGCGAGGGAAGAATGTGCTTCTTTTGAGCACAAAGCATAGGGAACCAGCAGTCAGTGATGGGGAAAAGAAGAAGCCAGCAGCAATCCTTGATTACAATAGGTGTAAAGGTGGAGTGGATAACCTAGACAAGGTTGTTGGCACCTACAGTTGTCGGAGGAAAACCGGTCGCTGGCCACTGGCTCTGTTCTACAATCTTCTGGACGTCTCAGCATACAATGCCTTTGTCCTGTGGAAAGCAGTGCATCCTGAGTGGGAGTCCACCAAGACCCACCAACGAAGGGTGTTCCTGGAGGAGCTGGGCCACATGCTGGTGACTCCAGAAATTGCAAGACGGCCTTGTGCCCCACACTCAAAAGCAGCCGCTGCTATTGTTGCTGAGATacagcagtcagaatcagagtATGAGGAAAAG ATGGCTCAGTGCTCTGTGAATGATGATGGCGATGGCATCCTCTATGAACCAATTTGTTCTCTAAGCAGACTAGTGGCGGTTGAGAAAGGGGGGTAG